A window from Purpureocillium takamizusanense chromosome 3, complete sequence encodes these proteins:
- a CDS encoding uncharacterized protein (TransMembrane:7 (o30-51i63-84o112-133i145-167o202-221i233-254o274-292i)~COG:S~EggNog:ENOG503P267), with product MSDVDEAIAAGRVPAGITAAYLNESRDQPAIAGIIFVTALTFVVVVGRLLSRAFIVRRFGFDDGLALISLLCLIAFTGLCIELIRLGSGRHFGYIQYVLDVPTVQRTQVLDFAAHIVYTTALLLCRVSGLAFYHRVCGMHRGFLLAIRAVLAVLVAGYLPQLLLIVLHCRPVTGLWPYGWEPGTEGYVCLQWGLVYSVNSSVSLLCDLLLFGIPLAMLRILEMPRKRKVQLGCILLPGIAVIAISITRLVLVILGQWQTDMSWSYNPMLGVETSEIGATLIALSVPGVKPLFDRFILRKDGGHSHSGGSQYQMHGSTGGGGGGKRSRGGTALSTLRLRSQHSMLASRENAGAYGTEVTAGGRGDGRGRGANHDGASVGSSTEGIYVTVDFDVKEGLSDPVSGRRRDDIGQAA from the exons aTGTcggacgtggacgaggccaTTGCCGCGGGCCGCGTCCCCGCCGGCATCACGGCCGCGTACCTCAACGAGAGCAGGGACCAGCCGGCCATTGCGGGCATCATCTTCGTCACCGCGCTGACAtttgtcgtcgtggtcgggAGGCTGCTGTCGAGGGCGTTTATCGTCCGGAGGTTTGGCTTTGACGATGGGCTGGCCTTGATATCGCTG CTCTGCCTCATCGCCTTTACGGGCCTGTGCATCGAGCTCATCAGGCTCGGCTCGGGCCGCCACTTCGGATACATCCAGTACGTTCTCGACGTGCCGACGGTGCAGCGCACGCAGGTGCTCGACTTCGCGGCGCACATCGTCTACACGACGGCGCTGCTCCTGTGCCGCGTCTCGGGCCTGGCCTTTTACCACCGCGTCTGCGGCATGCACCGGGGCTTCCTGCTGGCCATCCGGGCCGTCCTGGCGGTGCTCGTGGCCGGTTACCtcccgcagctgctgctcatcgtcctccACTGCCGGCCCGTCACGGGCCTCTGGCCGTACGGGTGGGAGCCCGGGACCGAGGGCTACGTGTGCCTGCAGTGGGGGCTCGTGTACAGCGTCAACAGCTCCGTGTCGCTGCTGtgcgacctgctgctgtttgGCATCCCGCTTGCCATGCTGAGGATCCTGGAGATGCCGAGGAAGCGCAAGGTCCAGCTGGGCTGCATCTTGCTGCCGGGTATCGC cgtcatcgccatctcCATCACGCGGCTCGTGCTGGTCATCCTCGGGCAGTGGCAGACGGACATGAGCTGGAGCTACAACCCCATGCTGGGCGTGGAGACGTCGGAGATTGGGGCGACGCTCATCGCCCTGTCGGTGCCCGGCGTGAAGCCGCTCTTCGACAGGTTCATACTGCGCAAGGATGGCGGACACTCGCACTCGGGCGGATCGCAATACCAGATGCACGggagcaccggcggcggcggcggcggcaagcggTCCCGCGGGGGCACGGCGCTGAGCACGCTGCGGCTCCGGTCGCAGCACAGCATGCTGGCCAGCAGGGAGAACGCGGGCGCGTACGGCACCGAGGTGACCGCGGGTGGTCGTGGtgatggccgtggccgtggcgcgaACCACGACGGGGCCAGCGTGGGGAGCAGCACCGAGGGCATCTACGTGACGGTGGACTTTGACGTGAAGGAGGGGCTGAGTGACCCTGTCTCGGGCCGGAGGAGGGACGACATTGGGCAGGCCGCCTGA
- a CDS encoding uncharacterized protein (SMCOG1111:GCN5-related N-acetyltransferase~COG:E~antiSMASH:Cluster_3.2~EggNog:ENOG503P2K6) gives MATALDTANPRYSNADAQMVQATITTPRLELRPLSPAHAELLVELNSDPAVTRYVHSGRPLTREEALADHAERLAAAEAVSGLGYWMGFDRATGEAVGWWALTPVLPSPSAAPGPSRTSDGGDGSTERRFEAEEPGSSSASRVAAALVGTTPAEGFRAELGYRLFQRHWRKGLAKEGGRALVRHGFTTGLYVREAYGETMAVNEASRATMAACGLGYRRTFHLSFQVGEGDEVIPGTEEGEVEYAVGRDEWLAWDDAMAIRDEGRM, from the coding sequence ATGGCTACCGCACTTGACACCGCGAACCCCCGGTACAGTAATGCGGACGCGCAGATGGTCCAGGCCACGATCACCACGCCGCGGCTCGAGCTCcggccgctgtcgccggcgCACGCGGAACTCCTTGTTGAGCTCAACTCCGACCCGGCGGTCACGCGCTACGTCCACAGCGGCCGGCCCCTGACGCGTGAGGAAGCGCTGGCGGACCACGCGGAGcgcttggccgcggcggaggcggtaTCGGGGCTGGGATATTGGATGGGCTTTGATCGGGCGACGGGTGAGGCGGTCGGGTGGTGGGCCCTCACTCCGGTGCTGCCCTCCCCATCCGCGGCCCCGGGCCCGTCACGAACCAGCGATGGAGGTGACGGGAGTACGGAAAGGAGGTTCGAAGCTGAGGAGCCAGGttcatcgtcggcgtcccgAGTAGCGGCGGCACTAGTAGGAACAACACCGGCGGAAGGGTTTCGTGCGGAGCTGGGATACCGCTTGTTCCAGCGGCACTGGCGCAAAggcctggccaaggagggcggacgggcgcTCGTTCGGCACGGGTTCACTACGGGGCTGTACGTGCGAGAAGCTTACGGGGAGACGATGGCGGTGAACGAGGCGTCTAGAGCGACGATGGCCGCGTGCGGGCTGGGATATCGCAGGACATTTCATCTGTCCTTTCAAGTTGGAGAAGGGGATGAGGTCATTCCGGgcacggaggagggggaggttGAGTATGCGGTGGGGAGGGACGAATGGCTTGCTTGGGATGATGCGATGGCGATCAGGGACGAGGGCCGGATGTGA
- a CDS encoding uncharacterized protein (antiSMASH:Cluster_3.2~COG:S~EggNog:ENOG503PBQZ): MSSTTSTSPSSTPTPDPTAAPCWECQRRQWVCDATRPVCIRCREAGIVCPGYSDRKPLTWLAPGRISARPRRTRPSKPPSKPSRSSAVRIKTESDDALPCAVDKHQPLSCIKKGREGTPASTSSKTFLGRASKENTHDDTIKCPAEIRALAVRPRNMEKRNQGPRGVETIMSVPATLRDHMDDVFEATQYYNSQIYPLLAAHQLAPNLFVAPIEGLQLVPASMRHALISLSLGYRILQLPPEERVDGHPAGVLPFAGSVLDSSPGPVTGVAGKLWWRAHDHVGAAIRLLKHDINHETSRTTTATIISVFVLLITELFQTATPQWRSHCIGFTTLMSLRGGLQGLMQDPEDGLIIRPSLLTYVIMIVMANTTSPSYDQVDPDNHVNMLETIEELCSIGMYPRLPCPQPLFVEIVRINDLRWRVATRQIDAESGETSMAVRDLLRRVMSFSPETWAAAQTTTAPEASWLVTARCYQSAVLLFADATLIKPLRLLESNAFNDGLSKYRSTRAYHRTLLLELVAEGLSGQLTKFGIIWPVIVAGFEAATGTAQERSLVENGLTDLCRGVGATTVAAREALIRFWKSGKGTWDECFDQPYAFII; this comes from the exons atgtcgtcgaccACGTCAACCTCACCCAGcagcacgcccacgcccgatcccaccgccgcgccgtgctgggagtgtcagcgccgccaatgGGTCTGCGACGCAACCCGTCCCGTCTGCATCCGCTGCCGTGAGGCCGGCATTGTGTGCCCCGGATACAGCGACCGGAAGCCCCTCACCTGGCTGGCGCCTGGTAGGATTTCGGCACGTCCGAGGCGTACACGCCCCAGCAAGCCTCCGTCGAAGCCGTCAAGATCTTCTGCAGTGCGCATCAAGACCGAGTCCGACGACGCATTGCCATGTGCAGTGGACAAGCATCAGCCTCTTTCCTGTATTAAAAAGGGCCGTGAGGGCACGCCAGCTTCTACATCTTCCAAGACGttcctcggccgcgcctcCAAGGAGAACACTCATGATGATACAATCAAGTGTCCAGCTGAGATACGCGCCCTCGCTGTCCGGCCCCGGAACATGGAGAAGCGCAATCAAGGACCGCGAGGCGTCGAGACCATCATGAGCGTCCCTGCCACGCTTCGAGACCACATGGACGATGTCTTTGAAGCGACTCAGTATT ACAACTCACAAATCTATCCTCTTCTGGCTGCCCATCAGCTGGCTCCCAACCTTTTCGTTGCTCCAATCGAGGGCTTGCAGCTTGTTCCAGCTTCTATGCGCCATGCTCTcatctccctctcccttGGCTACAGAATTCTTCAACTACCCCCCGAAGAGCGCGTCGATGGACATCCAGCCGGCGTCCTTCCGTTTGCCGGATCAGTTCTTGACTCTTCCCCAGGTCCCGTCACAGGGGTAGCTGGCAAGCTGTGGTGGCGCGCTCATGACCACGTTGGTGCTGCCATTCGCCTCCTCAAACACGACATCAATCACGAGACCTCGCGTACAACGACCGCCACCATTATCAGTGTCTTTGTACTCCTCATAACCGAG CTCTTCCAGACCGCCACACCGCAATGGAGATCGCACTGCATCGGTTTCACGACCCTTATGTCTCTCCGTGGCGGCCTGCAAGGCCTCATGCAAGACCCCGAAGACGGACTTATCATCCGTCCGAGTCTATTGACATACGTCAT CATGATTGTCATGGCCAACACCACGAGCCCGTCCTACGATCAAGTTGATCCAGACAACCACGTGAACATGCTAGAAACGATCGAAGAGCTCTGTTCTATCGGCATGTACCCGCGCCTTCCGTGTCCGCAGCCGCTGTTTGTGGAAATCGTTCGCATCAACGACCTCCGCTGGCGCGTGGCAACTAGGCAGATAGATGCCGAAAGTGGTGAGACATCTATGGCTGTTCGAGATCTGTTGCGACGTGTCATGAGTTTTTCGCCGGAGACGTGGGCTGCAGCGCAAACCACCACAGCACCTGAGGCTTCTTGGCTTGTGACAGCTCGCTGTTACCAATCTGCCGTGCTTCTTTTTGCCGACGCAACCCTGATCAAACCCCTACGCCTCTTGGAATCGAACGCCTTCAACGATGGCTTATCCAAATACCGGTCCACAAGAGCCTACCACCGAACCTTGTTGCTTGAGCTGGTCGCCGAGGGGCTCTCAGGTCAACTCACAAAGTTTGGAATCATTTGGCCCGTCATTGTGGCTGGGTTtgaggcggcgacaggcACAGCGCAAGAGCGCAGTCTCGTAGAAAACGGCCTGACAGACCTTTGtcgcggcgtgggcgcgaCAACGGTGGCTGCACGAGAAGCGCTCATCCGATTCTGGAAGTCAGGAAAGGGTACCTGGGATGAGTGTTTTGATCAACCCTACGCGTTCATCATCTAG
- a CDS encoding uncharacterized protein (antiSMASH:Cluster_3.2~COG:E~EggNog:ENOG501RGTU): MPHIAHVALVVRDYDEALAFYVNKLNFTLVEDTPVPEQNKRWVVISPPSPSPPPSSGSTTSTGSNGGGGTTLLLAQASTEQQRAAIGNQTGGRVFLFLETDDFARDHARYTAAGVEWVREPAVQSYGTVAVFKDLYGNLWDLIERKKEA, translated from the coding sequence aTGCCCCACATCGCacacgtcgccctcgtcgtccgcgacTACGACGAAGCCCTCGCCTTCTACGTCAACAAGCTCAACTTCACCCTCGTCGAAGACACCCCCGTTCCCGAGCAAAACAAGCGCTGGGTCGTCAtcagcccgccgtcgccttcgccgccccCGAGTAGTGGTAGTaccaccagcaccggcagcaacggcggcggtggtaCCACGCTTCTCCTCGCTCAAGCCTCcaccgagcagcagcgtgccgccatcggcaaccagacgggcggccgcgtcttcctcttcctcgagacCGACGACTTTGCGCGCGACCACGCGCGCTATacggccgcgggcgtggaGTGGGTCAGGGAACCTGCCGTGCAGAGCTACGGCACAGTCGCCGTGTTCAAGGACTTGTACGGGAACCTGTGGGACCTTATtgagaggaagaaggaggctTAA
- a CDS encoding Betaine-aldehyde dehydrogenase (antiSMASH:Cluster_3.2~SMCOG1017:aldehyde dehydrogenase~COG:C~EggNog:ENOG503NX7B) — MTFSTEIHTFHSGKPQPASSGSSTFTSVDPSTAKPLATIYTTTRSQLDDAVSSAAAAFPNWAGTPAPRRAAILLRAAGILRERNDELALTETLDTGKALSETTTVDVVTGADVLEYYAHFVAGSSPGQHTRLRDDAFVLTTHEPLGVCAGIGAWNYPIQIALWKSAPCLAAGNCMVYKPSEVTPLHANTLAQIYIEAGVPPGVFNVVYGDGPAVGAPLVAHPGIAKVSFTGQVSTGSKVASQAAKDMKAVTMELGGKSPVVVLPDADVDEAADVAMAANFFSTGQVCTNGTRVFVPDAMLSHVEEALVKRCREGIRMGLPRDQKTNFGPVVSAAQRDKVNMYIKHGREVDRARVLYDGSKEAQSERPTADGYWVPPVIFSDCTDDMRIATEEIFGPVMCVLPYATKGDGWKAELIRRANNTAMGLAAGVVSSDVGAAQDVVRQLEAGITWINTWGESPAEMPVGGWKMSGIGLENGHEGIQAYMRTKSTLVQLGKGACKGLFAKL; from the coding sequence ATGACTTTTTCTACCGAGATCCATACCTTCCACTCGGGCAagccccagcccgcctcgTCAGGATCCTCAACCTTCACCTCGGTCGACCCTAGCACCGCAAAGCCCCTCGCCACCATctacaccaccacccgctcccagctcgacgacgccgtctcctccgccgccgctgcgttCCCTAACTGGGCTGGCACcccggccccgcgccgcgctgcaatcctcctccgcgccgccggcatcctgcgcgagcgcaacgacgagctcgccctcaccgagacgctcgacacGGGCAAGGCCCTCTCCGAGaccaccaccgtcgacgtcgtcacAGGCGCTGATGTCCTAGAGTACTACGCCCATTTCGTCGCCGGGAGCAGCCCTGGCCAACACacgcgcctgcgcgacgacgccttcGTCCTCACCACCCACGAGCCTCTCGGCGTTTGCGCCGGCATCGGGGCCTGGAACTATCCCATCCAGATCGCCTTGTGGAAGTCGGCCCCCTGCCTAGCCGCTGGCAACTGCATGGTCTACAAGCCCAGTGAGGTGACGCCCCTGCACGCCAACACGCTCGCCCAGATCTacatcgaggccggcgtgccTCCGGGCGTTTTCAATGTCGTCTacggcgacgggcccgccgttggcgcgcCCCTTGTCGCCCATCCGGGCATCGCAAAGGTCAGCTTCACCGGCCAGGTGAGCACCGGCAGCAAGGTCGCCAGCCAGGCTGCCAAGGACATGAAGGCCGTCACCATGGAGCTGGGAGGCAAgagccccgtcgtcgtcctgcccgacgccgatgtcgacgaggccgccgacgtggccatggcggcgaacTTTTTTTCCACGGGCCAAGTTTGCACCAACGGTACCCGCGTCTTCGTCCCCGACGCGATGCTGTCGCATGTCGAGGAAGCTCTGGTCAAGCGCTGCCGCGAGGGTATCCGCATGGGCCTGCCGCGCGACCAGAAGACCAACTTTGGCCCCGTTgtcagcgccgcccagcgcgacAAGGTCAACATGTACATCAAGCACGGGCGCGAGGtcgaccgcgcgcgcgtcttgtACGATGGCAGCAAGGAGGCGCAGAGCGAGCGGCCCACGGCTGACGGTTACTGGGTGCCGCCCGTCATCTTCTCCGACTGCACCGACGATATGCGTATCGCCACCGAGGAGATCTTCGGGCCGGTCATGTGCGTCCTACCCTACGCGACCAAGGGCGACGGCTGGAAGGCCGAGCTGATCCGGAGGGCCAACAACACTGCCATGGGGctggccgcgggcgtcgtctcgtccgacgtcggcgccgcccaggacgtGGTGCGGCAGCTTGAAGCGGGCATCACCTGGATCAACACATGGGGCGAGTCGCCTGCGGAGATGCCCGTCGGCGGTTGGAAGATGAGCGGCATCGGGCTGGAAAATGGCCACGAGGGCATCCAGGCGTACATGCGGACCAAGAGCACGCTGGTGCAGTTGGGCAAGGGCGCCTGCAAGGGGCTGTTTGCGAAGCTGTAG